One genomic segment of Mycolicibacterium chubuense NBB4 includes these proteins:
- the gmk gene encoding guanylate kinase, whose protein sequence is MSEGGGPDSVTAPVVVLSGPSAVGKSTVVRCLRERVPDLYFSVSVTTRAPRPGEIDGVDYSFVTAEQFQRLIDDGALLEWAEIHGGLHRSGTPAGPVRTAAAAGHPVLIEVDLAGARAVKKAMPEATTVFLAPPSWDVLESRLSGRGTETADVMARRLQTARAELAAQGDFDQVVVNSQLESACAELVSLLVARTPVPRDQV, encoded by the coding sequence GTGAGCGAAGGCGGTGGGCCGGACAGCGTCACGGCACCTGTCGTAGTGCTGTCCGGCCCGTCTGCCGTCGGGAAGTCCACCGTGGTCCGGTGCCTGCGCGAGCGTGTCCCCGATCTGTACTTCAGCGTCTCGGTGACCACCCGAGCGCCGCGCCCGGGGGAGATCGACGGCGTGGACTACTCGTTCGTGACGGCGGAACAATTTCAGCGGCTCATCGACGACGGCGCCCTGCTGGAGTGGGCCGAGATCCACGGCGGCCTGCACCGGTCGGGAACGCCCGCGGGTCCCGTCCGGACAGCTGCGGCGGCGGGTCACCCCGTCCTCATCGAGGTGGATCTCGCCGGCGCCCGGGCCGTCAAGAAGGCCATGCCCGAGGCGACCACCGTGTTCCTCGCACCGCCCAGCTGGGACGTGCTGGAGAGCCGGTTGTCCGGCCGCGGCACCGAGACTGCCGACGTGATGGCCCGCAGGCTGCAGACCGCCCGGGCGGAATTGGCCGCGCAAGGGGACTTCGACCAGGTCGTCGTCAACAGCCAATTGGAATCGGCCTGCGCCGAATTGGTATCCTTGCTGGTGGCCCGCACACCGGTGCCGCGCGATCAGGTCTGA
- the rpoZ gene encoding DNA-directed RNA polymerase subunit omega, with amino-acid sequence MSTPHADTRVDIDPSAASAYDTPLGITNPPIDELLDRASSKYALVIYAAKRARQINDYYNQLGDGILEYVGPLVEPGLQEKPLSIAMREIHEDLLEHTEGE; translated from the coding sequence GTGAGCACCCCGCACGCCGACACGCGGGTGGACATCGACCCGTCCGCCGCCAGCGCCTACGACACGCCGTTGGGCATCACCAACCCGCCCATCGACGAGCTGCTGGACCGCGCGTCGAGCAAGTATGCGCTGGTGATCTATGCCGCCAAGCGCGCACGTCAGATCAACGATTACTACAACCAGCTCGGTGACGGGATCCTCGAGTACGTCGGCCCGCTCGTCGAGCCCGGTCTGCAGGAGAAGCCGCTGTCGATCGCGATGCGCGAGATCCACGAGGACCTGCTCGAGCACACCGAGGGCGAGTAG
- the coaBC gene encoding bifunctional phosphopantothenoylcysteine decarboxylase/phosphopantothenate--cysteine ligase CoaBC gives MERKRIIVGVAGGIAAYKAATVVRQLTEAGHSVRVVPTESALKFVGAATFEALSGNPVHTGVFDDVHEVPHVRIGQAADLVVVAPATADLLARAAGGRADDLLTATLLTARCPVLYAPAMHTEMWLHPATSENVATLRRRGSVVMEPASGRLTGADTGPGRLPEAEEISTLAQLLLARGDALPYDLAGVKVLVTAGGTREPIDPVRFIGNRSSGKQGYAMARVMAQRGADVTLIAGNTAGLVDPAAVHVVHVGSAAQLHDAVSKHAPDANVLVMAAAVADFRPAHAATSKIKKGPAGQGEPTIELVRNDDVLAGAVRSRSDGQLPNMKAIVGFAAETGDANGDVLFHARAKLKRKGCDLLVVNAVGENRAFEVDHNDGWLLSSDGNESALEHGSKTVIASRIVDAIVGFLRTSAG, from the coding sequence ATGGAGCGCAAGCGGATCATCGTCGGCGTCGCCGGTGGCATCGCCGCCTACAAGGCGGCGACGGTGGTCCGTCAGCTGACCGAAGCCGGGCACTCCGTCCGCGTCGTCCCCACCGAGTCGGCCCTGAAGTTCGTCGGCGCCGCCACGTTCGAGGCGCTCTCCGGAAACCCGGTGCACACCGGGGTCTTCGACGACGTTCACGAGGTGCCGCACGTCCGGATCGGGCAGGCCGCCGACCTCGTCGTCGTGGCACCGGCCACCGCCGATCTGCTCGCCCGCGCCGCGGGTGGTCGCGCCGATGACCTGTTGACCGCGACACTGCTGACCGCCCGGTGCCCTGTCCTCTACGCGCCGGCGATGCACACCGAGATGTGGCTGCACCCGGCCACCAGTGAGAACGTGGCCACCCTGCGGCGCCGCGGCTCGGTGGTGATGGAACCCGCCTCCGGCCGCCTCACCGGCGCCGACACCGGCCCCGGCCGGTTGCCCGAGGCCGAGGAGATCAGCACGCTGGCGCAGCTGCTGCTCGCGCGCGGCGACGCGCTGCCGTACGACCTGGCCGGCGTGAAGGTGCTGGTGACCGCGGGGGGCACCCGCGAGCCGATCGACCCGGTCCGCTTCATCGGCAACCGCAGTTCCGGTAAGCAGGGCTACGCGATGGCGCGGGTGATGGCCCAGCGGGGCGCCGACGTGACGCTGATCGCGGGCAACACCGCCGGGCTCGTCGACCCCGCCGCCGTCCACGTCGTCCACGTCGGGTCGGCCGCCCAGCTGCACGACGCCGTCTCCAAGCACGCCCCCGACGCCAACGTTCTGGTCATGGCCGCCGCCGTCGCCGACTTCCGTCCGGCTCACGCCGCGACGAGCAAGATCAAGAAAGGTCCCGCCGGGCAGGGCGAACCCACGATCGAACTGGTCCGCAACGACGACGTCCTCGCCGGCGCGGTGCGCTCCCGCAGCGACGGCCAGCTGCCCAACATGAAAGCGATCGTCGGATTCGCCGCCGAGACCGGCGACGCCAACGGCGACGTGCTCTTCCACGCCCGCGCCAAGCTCAAGCGCAAAGGCTGCGACCTGCTCGTGGTCAACGCGGTGGGGGAGAACCGGGCGTTCGAGGTCGATCACAACGACGGATGGCTGCTCTCGTCGGACGGCAACGAGTCCGCGTTGGAGCACGGTTCGAAGACTGTGATCGCGAGCCGTATTGTGGACGCGATCGTGGGCTTCCTGCGCACCAGCGCGGGATAG